AAGAAGAACCAAGCTCATTAAGAGTACTGTGAGGCAGACATTTAAGGTCCCAAAACTAATAAAGATTCATTAAAGAAGTTACATAATGGATAGAACCactgtgtccctgagctttctatGTCTTCATAGTGCGAGAGCAGATAGAAGAAGGTAAAAGCAGGTAAGAAGAGGATGGGGAGacctgagagtatcagtctaccaattgAAAGCCAGAACAAAGAGAGAGGAGACCCTTGAAAGACCAAAGACAACAAGAGAGGGAACAAAAAGAGAGACCCTTGCTTACTATTTCTATTTctaatgcccctagtagtcaatAGGACAGAAGGTGTAAAGAGTCTATGCTActggagctgtatctccaacagTGCATTGCACAGCCCCAGGGCAATGACAGAAAATGAATCTGTGTGTACATATTTGCCACCATAGTATCTATCTGACCTTACATTTAATAACAATATCATGCATGTGGCTTTTGTTCTCCCATCCACTGGAATCTCATAAGCAGGTGGGCAATGCAGCATGGCTGGCTCCAACAAGCTGGACAAACCTAACACCAGTTCTCCTATTGTGTCTTTGACTCCCGTGGTGGTGGGAAGGAAGGAGCCACAGAAAACACAACATAGATGATCTTATAACTTTTAATCTCCATTGCCTCTTGTTCATTCTCCTGATATATTTTACATGGTTGCAAGACTACATACAATACATGCTCTGGATTAGTCTTGATATCTGACATAAGAGGAAATATAGGATCTTGCCATTCTAGACTCCAGTAGAGACCAATCCACATATCTTTTCTTCCAGAAAGAAGTGTGAAAAGCACTGGATGATGGGAAACCATACACACCCCATGGAATTCATCCTGATTGGATTCTCAGTGATGAAGGAATTGCGGAATGTTCTATTTGTACCATGCCTAGTACTCTACTTGTTAATGATAGCTGGGAATGCTACTATTGTCATTTTGATCTGTTCAGATTCCCGGCTTCATACCCCCATGTACTTTTTCCTTTGTAATTTTTCTGTGGTTGAGATGCTGGTCACATCCACAGTAGTCCCCAGAATGCTGACAGATCTGATAGTTGAGAAGAACACTATCTCCTTTGGAGGGTGCCTGGcccaattttatttctttttttccctGGGGACCACAGCATTCCTTCTACTGGCCGTTATGTCAATAGACCGTTATGTGGCCATCTGCCATCCCCTGCGCTACTCCACCATCCTGAGCAACAATGTCTGCATTCAGTTTGTATTTGCATCATGGGTGACTTCCTTCTTTTCGATGTTTCCACCAACAGTTTTCAGGGCTAGGTTGTTATTTTGCAGCTCTAATAGGATTGACCATTTCTTCTGTGACAATGCACCTTTGCTCCAACTCTCCTGTTCAGACACTCATTTCATCGAGCTCTGGGATTTCCTTCTCGCAATTCTGTTTATCTTGAGCTCTTTTATGGTGACAGTAGCATCCTACATTGCAATAATCTCCACCATCCTGAGGATCCCTTCTGCTACTGGCCGTCAGAAGGCCTTCTCCACCTGTGCCTCACACTTTGTTGTGGTGGTCATTGGCTATGGCACCACCATCTTCACCTATGTGAGGCCCAGCAAAAGCTACTCTACAGACATGAACAAATTGGTGTCTTTGTTGACATCTATCATTACCCCATTTCTGAATCCATTCATTTTTACACTGAGGAATGAGAAAGTCAAGGAGGTCTTTAGAGACAGGTTGGAGTACCtaagagcagtgttctctctaacaggtattcccagatgttgttgactacaactcccagaatccccagctgcagtggcttttgcttggggattatgggagttgtactcaacaacatctgggaatccctgttagagggaacactgcagaaaAACAGAACCGTGATTGATGTGAATCACAAAAATGTAAACATTGCTCTGAGAAGACCTTCCCAGTCAGACCAAGGTCCATATAATCTAGTACAGTGCTTCAAAGCCTGTCACTTAAAGGTGCTTTGGAAACATTCAGCTTTATTATTATACAGAAATTCCAGGCTTCAAAGATTGTGCTTACTTTGGGGGTTGGGTTGAGTTTATCTGAGTTTTGGGGTAAACTGACTAAAACACTATTATGCAATCATGGCAACACCAGTATAGTTACAGTGGAATTGTTAATGTACTACCATTGTATTGTTATGTACTACCATTTTAAAGACTTGTTATGATACATAGGGCAAGACATGTGTATGCTGTGGGAACTTGGCAGCTAGGGCTAACCTGAGTGCAGGCGTGATAACTGAAGGGATAATACTGAAACTAAGGGCAGCCTAGGAAgtcaagcaaggaaggaagcaggtcTATCACATTCTATCCTTACAGGGGTCTGCAAAAGGCTCCCCGACACTCCAAAATAGACTTTCTCAACGGCCCTGAAGCATTTTCCCTGAGACCCCAAACCAGGCATCCATGAATGTGGTTGTTTTCCCACGTCCTCATTTTACATCCAGGTCGCAATACCACCCAGTTATTCTCTCCGGATTTGCCTAAGCCTTAGAATAAATAAGCCTTTCAGATCTGTAAATTCAATATTTGGCTTCCTGGGGAATTTCATTGTGCAGTATAGCCCCTTTGAATACATTGTTCTATTGTTCTACATTGAAGACCATCCTCATTAAATTATAATCTGGGAAAAGGACTCATTTAATGTCTTTTTTATTCTATAAAACTCCTGGCCCAAATCTCCCAATTTGTACAGTCCTTGGGTCCCATTCTAAAGACTGTTAGCCCCTCTGCTTGTCACAATAGCTCCCAATTTTTCTccactgagaacccacatttctcCTCTTTACATCAGACAGGTAAATATAAGGAACACCcattcccttcctctcctttccaGGAGCTTTCTATTTTTCCATTCCCAagtctaggtgtgtgtgtgtgtgtgtgtgtgtgtgtgtgtgtgtgtgtgtgtgtgaatgtgtaaGGTACCAACTAGCAAGGCGAGAAATTTTTATTTAGATCTATTTTTCACCAAGAGGTGGGAAAGGGGTACATCACCTTTCCCCCTGGGagggtggtcaactcctcctcggaatttttttttaaaaaatagagttcCTGTAGGGACCTACAACCATAGGTCCGCCTTGAAGCCCACAGGCTCATGTGAGAGTGGTCCAGTGGAAGGAAGGATCTACTTAGGAGGATCTTATAAGTCCATGGCAAAGGCACCACAAAGGAAAtagaagagaaaaataaaagcagACCTTCctacagaccactctctcatgagagtgtgagctGCAGTCAGAAAGGCTCTCCCCTAGGCTTTTACAGACATGATTGGGGAATGAATTCCAGCCAATTTTCCCTGTCAAGGGTGTCTCTCCAGTATTCCTTTAGATTCAAGTAACTCCACCCACCCAGATTTTAACGTCATGGTGCCCGGTTGTTTAGTTCCAATACTGTCATGCATTTTCCCATTAGTGGCCCCCTGGCAACACAGGGACCATGATTTCCTTTAATCTCATGTCCCAGTTTGCAACAGTCCCCTTTCATTTACATAATTCCACCTCGAAATTTGCTTAATTGCTGGAAAGCCAAGCCACAGCCTTCCCAACCTAGAACGAAGCCCGTTCTCACTGCTCTTTCCTAGCTCCCCGACCCGAACTTGTTCCAAGCTTTCTTATTTCTATCACCGCCCTCTCTGAATCTCCAGATAGACCCAACCTACTTTTTCTCCTTGAATTCATTTGGGTTCTTCTCATTCCTTGCCCCACTACCTAATCCGGTCCTTTGGACTGACTGAATCTACTCTTCTCCGCCAAACTGATTTGGATCTGTCATGGTCTGTCCTCTGCTCTTTCTCTGGTCCTCTGGATCAAACCTATTTGCTTTCTCTACCCAAACTCATATGgattttccttcccttccttccctctacTCATTCTCCAGTCTTCCCGACTGAGCCTAATTTGCTTTCTCTACCTGAACTCATTCAAGTCTCTCCTGTTCTTTCCTCTGTTCCCTTTGATCCTACCTTCCCATTTTCCCTGACCTGACCCAAATCTTTCTCTCTTAGCATCCTTCACCAtcttcccttcccccattcctcagTACATTTAAATAGTCAATATAGCAAAGGTCAAGTATTAGTGTCCACACAGGTGAACCATCTTGTATGTTCTGTGTCACATGGGAATGCCCTGCATGATCTATTTTATCCAAGCCTCACTCCATCCTCAAtataatatgtttttattcaGATTTTAAGCCAGTGGTTGTGAATTTCTGGGAAACTGCCTGCTCTATAACCATAGCCTAAAAGGTCCCCAAAAGAGCACAAAGCACCCCTAGTAACAACagcagtttaattttttttactttgatgtgcaattttaatgtgtttgcaaCTGTTTTTCATGCACTACACTGTAttatggttttttttattttattactataaAGGGGTTCAAAAATTAGAGGAAGGTGCAGGGGTCTTGCCCCTCCTATTTCCAGGAAAATCTACTGTCTTTGTGAAGTTATTAGCTTTGAAAAACCCAAGTTTAAGTCAAGCACTTAAGGGCAAGTCATCTCACAACACATGCGCAGTGCCAAACTGTCTCTCTTTGGATAGAGGTTCTTATCGCCAAAGGGTGGCTGCTGCCGCCAGAGTGAGGAGGACGCTTGTAGATACTGGAGCAAGTGGTACCAAGGAAGAATggcatctctctgtgtgtatgtgtggggtgggggtggggagaaagacagagagagagggagggaaggtgggagatggggagagagagggggagggggagagatgttTATGGGTTAGTATGAAGGACTTGTGGGTTTGTGTGTATATTATGCTTAGGCAAGCCATCTGTCTGGGATTGTTCAGAAATTAATGGAAACTCCCTGGCACAATTTTTCTGTTGGTGGGGGGGAACTGAAGTTCTCAGAGGAGACAGCtggatgattttaatttttattttttttaagtttgactCAGAGCAGCTTTGTGCTTAGGAGCAGTTcctgtcctcctcttcctcctccccaagcTCCCTAACAGCCATTGGGAAATCAAGAGAgaggatttctgccaggagttcCTGTGATGGGTGGATGCAGCAGCTAAAGCCAGTAGAAGGGCAGTGCATGTTGGAGAaagagcatgcatgcatgcgcaccAATGTTCAAGAAACCCGTAATACTGGAGGGGAGCCAGAGGTGGACACTGCACTGTCCAATCCAGGCTGCCTTGCCATTTTTTGTTCACAGGAGCACTGAGCTAAGGAGGAGAGAAGACAAGCCACtgaaaaagtgtgtgtttgtgtgtggtggtggagcagtAGCGGCCAGTGTGGGTGCCGCCAAGGGGGTAGGgtggagagaggcacctttaagcataaattagtaggtgcttacctctgctctagCTGCATCCGCAAGGTGCTCTGAGAAGCAGCGCACTGCTCAGGACTCCCTGCAGTGGGGATTGGCTCTGTCATTCACCTGGCCTCCGGCAGGGGATCAGCTCTGCAGAAGCGAGGTGTGTGGCAGGTGTGTGGCCGAGCCAATCGCCTGCCACAGCAAGTGCTaggcagcacactgctgctcggaGCAGTGTGCAGGTGCAGTCAGAGCAGGGGTAAGCACCTACtgatttatgcttaaaggtgcctcttgccacccggCCCCTACTGAATGACACCTAAAGCAGTTTATAATAGCAAATCCAAAAGCAAGAAATAAACAAGAAGATTCTGCCTTCACTTCCACTCTACATTGAACATAAATTTCTACAGCACAAGTGTTATATTTGCTTCTACTTGATTCATATTTTTCCAAGGACCTCCCAATGAATCCTGTTCTTAAAAATAGGAGAAAGGGCCTTCTCTTCCTCATATCTGAACCACATTTGCAGATAGCATGAGCAAAAGAATCCTAGTGAACTTAGTACTTAGAACTTAGTTGGAggcctactctgtgaagagcagactcagcttgaggaggtgagcaagcttttctaaacagaacaacatctagcctttccccccttcaaactaactaacaggaggaggggagattttgaggggctggtttctctttaagggataagtccgtgTGTTGGGGAggtgatttgccagggctagcaaactccagtgtttttgtttgtccctgcctggagagggtggagtcagCCAGTGCTGTGGGAggtcccacattcctttgacattcctttgacccacatactgtgtctcagttggaagcctactctctatataagaggtgaaggcccgagagcatagcaaacaggacgttggagtttttcaggagtttagtgggaagtgtgcaggggagcctggaacaagctccTGAGATCACAAGGAGccaggtggagaagagaacataaatacaaatccctccctcatattcttgagaaaggctgtttggacagttaaatagctgaccattacagctgagacctatcctaatcaactatctctaaatactgtaaacagccaacaaaaccagtatgaagatagaaagtcagcaagggagggggcacttcccagtttattgcacagagtgccatgTGTATgtctatttgccccatgggcaaaAGTCATGg
Above is a window of Hemicordylus capensis ecotype Gifberg chromosome 2, rHemCap1.1.pri, whole genome shotgun sequence DNA encoding:
- the LOC128347205 gene encoding olfactory receptor 6V1-like; this encodes MGNHTHPMEFILIGFSVMKELRNVLFVPCLVLYLLMIAGNATIVILICSDSRLHTPMYFFLCNFSVVEMLVTSTVVPRMLTDLIVEKNTISFGGCLAQFYFFFSLGTTAFLLLAVMSIDRYVAICHPLRYSTILSNNVCIQFVFASWVTSFFSMFPPTVFRARLLFCSSNRIDHFFCDNAPLLQLSCSDTHFIELWDFLLAILFILSSFMVTVASYIAIISTILRIPSATGRQKAFSTCASHFVVVVIGYGTTIFTYVRPSKSYSTDMNKLVSLLTSIITPFLNPFIFTLRNEKVKEVFRDRLEYLRAVFSLTGIPRCC